In Salvelinus alpinus chromosome 22, SLU_Salpinus.1, whole genome shotgun sequence, one genomic interval encodes:
- the LOC139548892 gene encoding dual specificity protein phosphatase 14, whose translation MSFSQITQSLYLGGVDTVLKPTGLYSKNITLIVNATAEHPSPQYEGVECFQVPVLDQPHAPLACYFDAVAERVHNNHSGSTLVHCTAGRSRSPTLIMAYLMRYEGVSLRQAHEWVLKYRPHIRPNAGFWRQLMEYERRLYGKNTVRMAATSCGVLPEALDGQEAIYCVNG comes from the coding sequence ATGTCATTCTCCCAGATCACCCAGTCTTTGTATCTGGGTGGTGTGGACACAGTCTTAAAGCCCACCGGTCTCTACAGTAAGAACATAACTCTGATAGTCAACGCCACAGCAGAGCACCCCTCTCCTCAGTACGAGGGGGTGGAATGTTTCCAGGTACCCGTACTGGACCAGCCTCACGCCCCCCTGGCCTGCTACTTCGATGCTGTTGCAGAACGTGTCCATAACAACCACTCAGGTAGTACGCTGGTCCACTGCACTGCAGGCCGGAGCCGTTCTCCTACCCTGATCATGGCTTACCTGATGAGGTATGAGGGGGTATCACTGCGCCAGGCCCATGAGTGGGTCCTGAAGTACAGACCTCATATCCGGCCCAATGCTGGTTTCTGGAGACAGCTGATGGAGTATGAGAGGAGGCTCTATGGGAAGAATACTGTGAGGATGGCTGCTACCTCCTGTGGTGTGCTGCCCGAGGCTCTGGATGGACAGGAGGCTATTTACTGTGTGAATGGCTGA
- the LOC139548893 gene encoding DNA-directed RNA polymerase II subunit RPB4-like, whose protein sequence is MTSGGGSTTTVGDIEEDASQLLFPKEFENAETLLNSEVHMLLEHRKQQNESAEDEQELSEVFMKTLNYTARFSRFKNRETIASVRSLLLQKKLHKFELASLANLCPEAAEEAKALIPSLEGRFEDEELQQILDDIQTKRSFQY, encoded by the exons ATGACGTCCGGAGGCGGTTCAACAACAACTGTCGGAGATATTGAGGAGGACGCTTCTCAGTTACTTTTCCCCAAAG AGTTCGAGAACGCGGAGACACTTCTAAACTCCGAGGTACACATGCTTCTGGAGCATCGCAAGCAGCAGAACGAGAGTGCAGAGGACGAACAAGAGCTATCGGAGGTCTTCATGAAAACCCTGAATTATACTGCACGTTTCAGCCGGTTCAAAAACAGAGAAACTATAGCCAGTGTCCGCAG CTTGCTCTTACAGAAGAAGCTGCATAAATTTGAGCTGGCCAGTTTGGCCAACCTGTGTCCAGAAGCAGCGGAGGAGGCCAAAGCCCTCATCCCTAG TCTGGAGGGGCGGTTTGAGGATGAGGAGCTGCAGCAGATCCTTGATGACATCCAGACCAAGAGAAGTTTCCAATACTGA